A region from the Acinonyx jubatus isolate Ajub_Pintada_27869175 chromosome C2, VMU_Ajub_asm_v1.0, whole genome shotgun sequence genome encodes:
- the LOC106990035 gene encoding multiple epidermal growth factor-like domains protein 6 has product MPLPWQPALSSQYCDCQVCPPGTYGKDCKQVCQCSAENEKCHPVTGRYTCLPGYHGNRCHLRCPEGTYDLNCQRMHKYLNGGSCDTVIGTYHCPPGFIGADCSQTCPEDHHGRDCVQPCSCGSGQCDPVTGRCQCPPGKMRARCQQGNNGCRVTLSVQALTKLHYESRCGAKEYNSMGIVYNTFFLNAALII; this is encoded by the exons ATGCCACTGCCCTGGCAGCCTGCCCTCTCCAGCCAGTACTGTGATTGCCAAG TTTGTCCACCAGGCACATATGGGAAGGACTGTAAACAGGTATGTCAGTGTTCAGCTGAGAATGAAAAGTGTCACCCAGTCACAGGGAGATACACCTGTCTTCCTGGCTACCATGGAAACCGCTGTCATCTCA GATGCCCAGAAGGCACTTATGATCTAAATTGCCAAAGGATGCATAAGTACCTTAATGGCGGCAGCTGTGATACCGTGATTGGCACCTATCACTGCCCTCCTGGCTTCATTGGGGCCGACTGCAGTCAAA CTTGTCCTGAGGATCACCACGGGCGGGACTGTGTCCAACCGTGTTCTTGTGGCTCAGGACAGTGTGACCCAGTGACTGGAAGGTGCCAATGTCCACCTGGCAAAATGAGAGCCAGGTGTCAGCAAGGTAACAATGGCTGCAGGGTCACCTTGTCCGTCCAGGCACTAACTAAGCTACACTATGAAAGCAGATGTGGTGCCAAGGAATATAATTCAATGGGCATTGTTTATAACACTTTCTTCTTAAATGCGGCTTTAATAATATGA